The following coding sequences are from one Natrarchaeobaculum sulfurireducens window:
- a CDS encoding Zn-ribbon domain-containing OB-fold protein, with amino-acid sequence MSENTVRDAGFDDWLDAVEEGQAYYLECPNDHGSLPPRRVCPDCGSTDLEEVPLPESGEIETFTVTYVPTPAFEDDAPYATAIANFGPVRITGQVIGVDVDAVESGLEIELEVTVSETTDERVLGFSPV; translated from the coding sequence GTGAGCGAAAACACCGTCCGGGATGCTGGCTTCGACGACTGGCTCGACGCCGTCGAGGAGGGCCAAGCGTACTACCTCGAGTGTCCAAACGATCACGGTTCGCTGCCACCGCGGCGTGTCTGTCCCGACTGCGGCTCGACCGATCTCGAGGAAGTCCCCCTGCCAGAGAGCGGCGAAATCGAGACGTTCACCGTCACGTACGTCCCGACGCCAGCGTTCGAAGACGACGCCCCCTACGCGACGGCCATCGCGAACTTCGGCCCCGTCCGTATTACGGGGCAGGTCATCGGCGTCGACGTCGACGCGGTCGAGAGCGGCCTCGAGATCGAACTCGAAGTGACGGTCTCGGAGACGACCGACGAGCGCGTCCTCGGGTTCAGTCCGGTCTGA
- a CDS encoding 4a-hydroxytetrahydrobiopterin dehydratase — translation MALADQECEACTSEDEPLTEPEYADYLGELEDDVWAVVDDHHLEGAYEFPDFRNALEFTYEVGELAEEEWHHPDIHLQWGEVRIEVWTHKIDGLHESDFVMAAKMDRCYEEYPEE, via the coding sequence ATGGCCCTCGCCGATCAGGAGTGTGAAGCCTGTACGTCCGAGGACGAACCGCTCACCGAGCCGGAGTACGCGGACTACCTCGGGGAACTCGAGGACGACGTCTGGGCGGTCGTTGACGACCACCATCTCGAGGGAGCCTACGAGTTCCCGGACTTCCGCAACGCGCTCGAGTTCACCTACGAGGTCGGCGAACTCGCCGAAGAGGAGTGGCACCACCCGGACATCCACCTCCAGTGGGGCGAAGTCCGGATCGAGGTGTGGACACACAAGATCGACGGCTTACACGAGTCGGATTTCGTCATGGCCGCGAAGATGGACCGGTGCTACGAGGAGTATCCCGAGGAGTGA
- a CDS encoding acetate--CoA ligase: MVNQGPDPPARGDPLHPRRPSAAFGRESTDVEGPLADDFDREWPACWETAASLLEWHEPYDAVLDDDDAPFYRWFVGGRLNAAENCVDRHLESRQNQVALRWEGKRGERRAYTYLDLYREVNAVAAALRDLGVEEDDVVTFYLPNLPALPIGMLACARIGAHHNVVFAGFAPDALADRMDGVDSSVLVTCDGHFREGTAIGQKRKADAALAALETSIPTIVVDRLGPSHDTQLGDDQYDYDGLVTTFTGEEVEPVPRAATDPLFHIHTSGTTGEPQRMTHATGGYLAGTAWTAGTVFDLSPGDTYWCTADVGWITGHSYVVYGPLARGATVVLAEGSLRYPDRHRPWEVIERNGVEVLYTTPGTVRTFAKWGESFPAAHDLCSLRLLGTVGEPIGPDTWEWYYTNVGGERCPIVDTWWQTETGSILLSTLPGTDEMKPGSVGPPLPGIEVGIVDEHGRELPPGEPGYLTIERPWPSMLSPLEGDEYWVLAEYWQEFSDPRADSWSYFTGDRAVVDDDGYVRIIGRDDDVVTVGNRRLGTAELEAAITAVDGVTEAAAVAGTDGGDTELYVFATVAQERRDRETIREAVADSVAERVGEFVRPGAVVFTPELPETHSGKTMYRILERIVEDAPLEDSDPLRNPEIVGELATIWARE, translated from the coding sequence ATGGTCAACCAGGGACCGGATCCACCCGCTCGAGGCGACCCCCTCCATCCCAGACGACCGTCGGCCGCATTCGGACGCGAATCGACCGATGTGGAGGGCCCGCTCGCGGACGACTTCGACCGCGAGTGGCCGGCGTGCTGGGAGACGGCCGCGTCGTTGCTCGAGTGGCACGAGCCTTACGACGCCGTACTGGACGACGACGATGCCCCGTTCTACCGATGGTTCGTCGGTGGTCGACTGAACGCGGCGGAAAACTGCGTCGACCGCCATCTCGAGTCCCGACAGAACCAGGTCGCCCTCCGCTGGGAAGGCAAACGCGGGGAACGGCGTGCGTACACCTACCTCGATCTCTACCGGGAGGTCAACGCCGTCGCCGCTGCGCTGCGTGATCTCGGCGTCGAGGAAGACGACGTCGTCACGTTCTACCTGCCGAACCTCCCGGCGTTGCCGATCGGGATGCTCGCCTGTGCCCGCATCGGCGCCCACCACAACGTCGTCTTCGCCGGCTTCGCGCCCGACGCGCTCGCCGATCGGATGGATGGCGTCGACTCGAGCGTGCTGGTCACCTGCGACGGCCACTTCCGGGAGGGGACGGCCATCGGACAGAAACGGAAAGCGGACGCGGCGCTGGCCGCACTCGAGACGTCGATCCCGACGATCGTCGTCGATCGGCTGGGGCCGAGCCACGACACCCAGCTGGGGGACGACCAGTACGATTACGACGGCCTCGTGACGACGTTTACTGGCGAGGAAGTCGAGCCGGTTCCCCGTGCGGCGACCGATCCGCTCTTTCATATCCACACGTCCGGGACGACCGGCGAGCCCCAGCGGATGACCCACGCGACCGGTGGGTATCTCGCGGGGACGGCCTGGACGGCTGGGACGGTGTTCGACCTCTCGCCCGGTGATACCTACTGGTGTACGGCCGACGTCGGCTGGATCACCGGCCACTCCTACGTCGTCTATGGGCCGCTCGCCCGCGGAGCGACGGTCGTCCTCGCGGAGGGCAGCCTTCGGTACCCGGATCGCCACCGGCCGTGGGAGGTCATCGAGCGCAACGGCGTCGAGGTGCTCTACACCACCCCCGGGACAGTCAGAACGTTCGCGAAGTGGGGTGAGTCTTTCCCCGCAGCCCACGATCTCTGCTCGTTGCGGCTGCTCGGGACCGTCGGCGAACCGATCGGGCCGGACACCTGGGAGTGGTACTACACCAACGTCGGCGGCGAGCGGTGTCCGATCGTCGATACCTGGTGGCAGACCGAAACCGGGAGCATCCTGCTCTCGACGCTGCCCGGCACCGACGAGATGAAACCGGGATCGGTCGGCCCACCATTGCCCGGGATCGAGGTCGGGATCGTCGACGAACACGGCCGGGAACTTCCGCCCGGCGAGCCTGGCTATCTCACGATCGAGCGCCCCTGGCCGTCGATGCTCTCGCCGCTCGAGGGCGACGAGTACTGGGTCCTAGCGGAATACTGGCAGGAGTTCTCGGATCCGCGGGCCGACAGCTGGTCGTACTTCACCGGCGACCGCGCGGTCGTCGACGACGACGGCTACGTCCGGATCATCGGCCGCGACGACGATGTCGTCACGGTCGGCAACCGACGCCTCGGCACGGCCGAACTCGAGGCGGCGATCACTGCCGTCGACGGCGTCACGGAAGCCGCCGCCGTCGCGGGTACCGACGGGGGCGACACCGAACTCTACGTCTTCGCAACGGTCGCCCAGGAGCGTCGTGACCGGGAAACGATCCGGGAGGCCGTCGCGGACTCGGTCGCCGAGCGCGTCGGCGAGTTCGTCCGTCCTGGGGCGGTCGTCTTCACTCCGGAACTGCCCGAAACGCACTCTGGGAAGACGATGTACCGGATCCTAGAGCGCATCGTCGAAGACGCTCCGCTCGAGGACAGCGATCCGCTGCGCAACCCCGAGATCGTCGGCGAACTCGCGACGATATGGGCTCGCGAGTGA
- a CDS encoding alpha/beta fold hydrolase: MRARSVLGATLGAVGAAVVGNRFLKARAGDLENPLPGVERTYRWRGIETTYTVAGDPNDPDLLLYHGIYAGASGYEFEPVFERLAEEYHVYAIDLPGFARSERPPLLYSPSLYAEFVRDFADDVTDDPIVVASSLTGAFVADAAGEADFEHLVLICPTDETAPERPWLRTLLRTPILGTTVYNLLASKPSIRRYYVRDGYYDADALEPEDVAYTWNSAHQPGARYAPASFAAGTLDPEFDLATELAALEMPTTLVWGRDAELVPLRDGRDLADAADLELVVIDYATQLPHAEHPAEFVEYLTAELAHTDVELDE, encoded by the coding sequence ATGCGAGCCCGATCAGTCCTCGGCGCGACCCTCGGTGCCGTCGGCGCGGCCGTCGTCGGCAACCGGTTTCTGAAAGCGCGCGCTGGCGACCTCGAGAACCCGTTGCCGGGCGTCGAACGGACCTACCGGTGGCGGGGTATCGAGACCACCTATACCGTCGCTGGCGATCCGAACGATCCAGACTTGTTGCTCTATCACGGCATCTACGCCGGCGCGAGCGGGTACGAGTTCGAACCGGTTTTCGAGCGCCTCGCGGAGGAGTATCACGTCTACGCCATCGACCTTCCCGGCTTCGCTCGGTCCGAGCGACCGCCGTTGCTTTACTCGCCGTCGCTGTACGCTGAGTTCGTCCGTGATTTCGCCGACGACGTCACCGACGATCCCATCGTGGTCGCCTCCTCGCTCACCGGGGCGTTCGTCGCCGACGCCGCAGGAGAGGCCGACTTCGAACACCTGGTGTTGATCTGTCCTACCGACGAGACCGCCCCCGAACGGCCCTGGCTTCGGACTCTTTTGCGGACGCCGATCCTCGGGACGACCGTCTACAACCTGCTTGCGAGCAAGCCCTCGATTCGACGGTACTACGTCCGCGATGGGTACTACGACGCCGACGCCCTTGAGCCCGAGGACGTCGCCTACACCTGGAACAGCGCCCACCAACCAGGCGCTCGCTACGCGCCGGCGTCGTTCGCTGCCGGTACGCTCGACCCCGAGTTCGACCTCGCGACGGAACTCGCCGCCCTCGAGATGCCCACGACGCTCGTCTGGGGTCGAGACGCCGAACTCGTCCCGCTTCGTGACGGCCGTGACCTCGCCGACGCCGCCGATCTCGAACTGGTCGTCATCGACTACGCAACGCAGTTGCCCCACGCTGAACATCCGGCGGAGTTCGTCGAGTACCTGACCGCCGAACTGGCCCACACCGACGTCGAACTCGACGAGTAA
- the meaB gene encoding methylmalonyl Co-A mutase-associated GTPase MeaB: MTGDETLLEDLLAGEHRALARVISKIENRAPGHRELVSALYAHAGDADVIGVTGSPGAGKSTLVDKLAETYRERGETVGVIAIDPSSPFTGGAVLGDRIRMASTVGDMDVFVRSMSARGTLGGLSTATADAVKAMDAFGKDKIIIETVGAGQNEIDIVRTADTVAVLVPPGSGDDIQTLKAGILEIGDVFVVNKADRDGADRTVQELREMIHLGEGSGFGSGHHGADEITDHHPDWDGPDETDGDTAEVAADWSPPIVETVATTATGIDDLIDEFTAHQTYLVDSGTHAAMARQRYAEEIRTLLREDVHAILEDELDRVGGIDDLADAVRAGETDPYTIADELLEPVEACVSELGTDSAGTE; encoded by the coding sequence ATGACCGGCGACGAGACGCTGCTCGAGGACCTGCTGGCCGGCGAACACCGCGCGCTGGCTCGAGTCATCTCGAAGATCGAGAACCGTGCGCCGGGCCACCGCGAGCTCGTCTCGGCGCTGTACGCTCACGCGGGCGACGCCGACGTGATCGGCGTCACGGGCAGCCCCGGCGCGGGCAAATCGACGCTCGTCGACAAGCTCGCCGAAACCTACCGCGAGCGCGGCGAGACCGTCGGCGTCATCGCGATCGACCCCTCCTCGCCGTTTACGGGCGGGGCGGTGCTTGGCGACCGTATCCGGATGGCCTCGACGGTCGGCGATATGGACGTCTTCGTTCGCTCGATGAGCGCCCGCGGCACGCTCGGCGGCCTCTCGACGGCGACGGCGGACGCCGTCAAGGCGATGGACGCCTTCGGCAAGGACAAGATCATCATCGAGACCGTCGGTGCCGGCCAGAACGAGATCGACATCGTTCGCACCGCCGATACGGTCGCCGTCCTCGTCCCGCCGGGATCGGGCGACGACATCCAGACGCTCAAAGCCGGGATCCTCGAGATCGGCGACGTCTTCGTCGTCAACAAGGCCGACCGTGACGGGGCCGATCGAACCGTCCAGGAACTCCGAGAGATGATCCACCTCGGCGAGGGAAGCGGCTTCGGCAGCGGCCACCACGGCGCAGACGAGATCACCGACCACCATCCCGACTGGGACGGCCCGGACGAGACGGACGGTGACACAGCCGAGGTCGCCGCCGACTGGTCCCCACCGATCGTCGAAACCGTCGCCACGACGGCGACGGGCATCGACGACCTCATCGACGAGTTCACCGCCCACCAGACGTACCTCGTCGACTCCGGAACCCACGCGGCGATGGCCCGCCAGCGCTACGCCGAGGAGATCCGAACCCTGCTGCGCGAGGACGTCCACGCTATCCTCGAGGACGAACTCGACCGCGTCGGCGGGATCGACGACCTCGCCGACGCTGTCCGGGCGGGCGAGACCGACCCGTACACCATCGCCGACGAGCTGCTCGAGCCGGTCGAAGCCTGCGTGTCGGAACTCGGTACCGACTCGGCCGGCACCGAGTAA
- a CDS encoding cobalamin B12-binding domain-containing protein: protein MSSEQQGESIRCLVAKVGLDGHDRGAHVIARAFRDAGFEVIYSGLHRAPDEIVQAAVQEDVDVLGISILSGAHDTLVPKIMSGLEEYGAKDDTLVLVGGVVPEEDRENLKAEGVSAIFGPGTSIEETIEFVRENAPER, encoded by the coding sequence ATGAGCAGTGAACAGCAAGGGGAGTCGATCCGGTGTCTGGTCGCCAAAGTCGGTCTCGACGGTCACGACCGTGGGGCACACGTCATCGCGCGGGCGTTCCGAGACGCCGGTTTCGAGGTTATCTACTCCGGGTTGCACCGTGCACCGGACGAAATCGTCCAGGCAGCGGTTCAGGAGGACGTCGACGTGCTGGGGATCTCCATCCTCTCCGGCGCACACGATACCCTCGTCCCGAAGATCATGAGTGGACTCGAGGAGTACGGTGCGAAAGATGACACGCTCGTCCTCGTCGGCGGCGTCGTTCCCGAGGAAGACCGCGAGAACCTGAAGGCGGAGGGCGTCTCGGCGATTTTCGGCCCCGGGACGTCGATCGAAGAGACGATCGAGTTCGTCCGCGAGAACGCGCCCGAGCGATGA
- a CDS encoding HD domain-containing protein: MGVEIKETRVTDAEFEEMKRFVYEYLAASVQKETEGGRMRWYPWHSAEYRFNHILNVVELAEEIARGEGADVDITRVAALFHDVAKLETDQELHAEAGARVAREYLEARADYPESFISQVCRAIEHHSYQGDLTDLALETQCLIEADLLDKIGANGTTLMLLRMGYEARTHMQADEMVDRVLERGYDAASRVKSDTGQGIAHQRLKRAKWFSEWLEDEIAGL, encoded by the coding sequence GTGGGTGTCGAGATAAAAGAGACCAGGGTCACCGACGCGGAGTTCGAGGAAATGAAACGGTTCGTCTACGAGTACCTCGCGGCAAGCGTACAGAAAGAGACTGAAGGCGGCCGAATGCGATGGTACCCGTGGCACTCCGCCGAGTACCGGTTCAACCACATCCTGAACGTCGTCGAGTTGGCCGAAGAGATCGCTCGTGGCGAGGGTGCAGACGTCGACATTACCCGCGTTGCGGCACTCTTTCACGACGTCGCCAAACTCGAGACCGACCAGGAACTGCATGCCGAAGCCGGCGCTCGCGTCGCCCGTGAATATCTCGAGGCCCGCGCGGACTACCCCGAGTCGTTCATCAGCCAGGTGTGTCGCGCGATCGAACACCACTCCTACCAGGGCGACCTGACGGATCTGGCCCTCGAGACGCAGTGTCTGATCGAAGCCGATCTGCTCGATAAAATCGGTGCCAACGGGACGACGCTTATGCTGTTGCGCATGGGCTATGAGGCCCGCACACACATGCAGGCCGACGAGATGGTCGACCGGGTACTCGAGCGGGGCTACGACGCCGCTTCGCGCGTGAAAAGTGATACTGGCCAGGGAATCGCCCATCAGCGACTCAAGCGTGCGAAGTGGTTCAGCGAGTGGCTCGAAGACGAGATCGCTGGACTATAG
- a CDS encoding DUF7544 domain-containing protein, whose product MYAADSLTDALHLTKRYLSALWLQGWLKLGIVLAFLGGFGAFLQVFNVPVELGIQALEGSDELPLVAAGAVAVLVIYVAFRYVAALLEFVFVESLRSETMSVRRYLRANVRRGLSLLVFRFAVGIGVVVAIAAPLVALVVLGDVSDPNALSAGAVAALVAYAVAVVLGWFVVDTLTNGFVVPIMLHDERGPISAWRRFVPVIGANWVGVLAFVLVAWTIGFALWAVFAVVGFFAAFFGLFLWILFAALLTELHDSLVLVAVVGLLVGYLAYQYAVALVESPVRSYVRYYAIGILGATDDSLDLVADRRAAITAGTASGDDPGPMQPTSDLERTDRPMDVDGPGGEPSTGDESGGSSDRAFDDPVWEGESVWDQPVESRADDTSEPLDSSNDSTDSSNDGATETRSEADDRTDEEADDRTDEEADDSR is encoded by the coding sequence ATGTACGCCGCCGATAGTCTCACCGACGCCCTCCACCTGACGAAACGGTATCTCTCGGCCCTCTGGCTCCAGGGCTGGCTGAAACTCGGAATCGTTCTCGCATTTCTCGGCGGGTTCGGCGCGTTTCTCCAGGTGTTCAACGTCCCCGTCGAACTGGGTATCCAGGCCCTCGAGGGGTCCGACGAACTCCCCCTCGTGGCCGCCGGGGCGGTGGCCGTCCTCGTGATATACGTCGCGTTCAGATACGTCGCCGCACTGCTCGAGTTCGTTTTCGTCGAATCGCTTCGATCGGAGACGATGTCCGTCCGGCGATACCTCCGGGCGAACGTGCGACGAGGCCTGTCGTTGCTCGTGTTTCGGTTCGCAGTCGGGATCGGCGTGGTCGTCGCCATCGCTGCCCCACTCGTGGCACTCGTCGTTCTGGGTGACGTGTCCGACCCGAACGCACTGTCAGCCGGGGCCGTCGCCGCGCTCGTCGCCTACGCAGTGGCCGTGGTACTGGGTTGGTTCGTCGTCGACACTCTCACGAACGGCTTCGTCGTCCCGATCATGCTCCACGACGAGCGGGGCCCGATTAGCGCCTGGCGGCGATTCGTGCCGGTGATCGGCGCGAACTGGGTCGGCGTTCTCGCGTTCGTGCTCGTCGCCTGGACGATCGGCTTCGCCCTCTGGGCGGTCTTCGCCGTCGTCGGCTTTTTCGCCGCGTTCTTCGGGCTGTTCCTCTGGATTCTCTTCGCTGCCCTCCTGACAGAACTTCACGACTCGCTCGTGCTCGTCGCAGTCGTCGGGCTGCTGGTCGGCTACCTCGCCTACCAGTACGCGGTGGCGCTCGTCGAATCGCCCGTCCGGAGCTACGTTCGCTACTACGCGATCGGGATCCTCGGCGCAACCGACGACTCGCTCGACCTGGTCGCCGACCGACGGGCCGCGATCACCGCTGGAACTGCTTCGGGTGACGATCCGGGACCGATGCAACCGACGTCGGACCTCGAGCGCACCGACCGTCCGATGGATGTCGATGGCCCCGGCGGTGAGCCATCGACGGGAGACGAATCCGGTGGCTCCAGCGACAGAGCGTTCGACGACCCCGTCTGGGAGGGCGAAAGCGTCTGGGACCAGCCGGTCGAGTCACGGGCCGACGACACGAGCGAGCCGTTGGACTCGAGCAACGACAGTACCGACTCGAGCAACGACGGAGCCACCGAGACTCGGTCGGAAGCAGACGACAGGACGGACGAGGAAGCAGACGACAGGACGGACGAGGAAGCCGACGACTCGCGTTGA
- a CDS encoding LysE family translocator has product MFTTLTTVFAGVVFGLALAAPPGPMNAIIAEESVVRGWTAGFRAGLGAMTADVLFFVLTLGGVVALVDGVPAVRPVLYLVGGLLMCYFAVGAVDEARAAASFTDGGEPTAAGFRKTFALSLSNPYQIGFWLTVGVGLLEPGQLDVFAHVPAVGDLLAGSLLVQTGSTTLLVGFFAGIAVWIVVYPAALVSAGRRVDALAPIVAALSAAVLAGFGLLFLAMGVVRLF; this is encoded by the coding sequence GTGTTCACGACGCTGACGACGGTGTTCGCAGGGGTCGTCTTCGGCCTCGCGCTCGCGGCCCCACCGGGGCCGATGAACGCCATCATCGCCGAGGAGAGCGTCGTCCGCGGCTGGACGGCCGGCTTCCGGGCTGGCCTGGGAGCGATGACCGCTGACGTGCTCTTTTTCGTCCTCACGCTTGGTGGCGTTGTCGCGCTCGTCGACGGCGTCCCGGCCGTTCGTCCCGTCCTCTATCTGGTCGGCGGCCTGCTGATGTGTTACTTCGCGGTGGGCGCGGTCGACGAAGCGCGGGCCGCCGCTTCCTTTACCGACGGCGGCGAGCCGACCGCGGCGGGCTTTCGAAAGACGTTCGCGCTCTCGCTCTCTAACCCCTACCAGATCGGCTTCTGGCTCACCGTCGGCGTCGGCTTACTCGAGCCCGGCCAACTCGACGTCTTCGCCCACGTCCCCGCCGTCGGCGACCTTCTCGCCGGTTCCCTGCTGGTCCAGACCGGCTCGACGACGCTCCTGGTCGGTTTCTTCGCGGGTATCGCGGTTTGGATCGTCGTTTATCCCGCCGCGCTCGTTTCGGCGGGGCGACGTGTCGATGCCCTCGCTCCGATCGTCGCCGCTCTTAGTGCCGCCGTGCTGGCCGGTTTCGGTCTGCTCTTTCTCGCAATGGGTGTGGTTCGCCTGTTCTAA
- a CDS encoding class I SAM-dependent methyltransferase produces MGFHTFDPDRAADLEDVTRYRWCSQEELLTWLEPHDGQVVADLGSGTGFYADDVARYVGSVYAVDLQAEMHEFYREKGVPENVELVQAPVDDLPLADDSLDGAFSVDTYHEYESEESLAELARVIRPGGRVVTIDWSATGDRIAGPPLEERYALGDAVSHFTDAGFTVTHAVDRHETYVCVARR; encoded by the coding sequence ATGGGCTTTCACACATTCGACCCCGACCGCGCTGCGGACTTAGAGGACGTCACTCGCTACCGGTGGTGTTCTCAGGAGGAACTGCTAACCTGGCTCGAGCCCCACGATGGACAGGTCGTCGCCGACCTCGGCAGCGGGACGGGCTTTTATGCCGACGACGTGGCTCGCTACGTTGGGTCCGTCTACGCGGTCGACCTCCAGGCGGAGATGCACGAGTTCTACCGCGAGAAAGGCGTCCCGGAGAACGTCGAACTGGTCCAGGCACCCGTCGACGACCTCCCGCTGGCCGACGACAGCCTCGACGGTGCGTTCTCGGTCGACACCTACCACGAGTACGAAAGCGAGGAGAGCCTGGCCGAACTGGCCCGAGTCATCCGCCCTGGCGGCCGCGTCGTCACCATCGACTGGTCGGCAACGGGCGACCGCATCGCGGGACCGCCGCTCGAGGAACGCTACGCACTCGGCGACGCCGTCTCACACTTCACCGACGCTGGCTTCACCGTCACCCACGCCGTCGACCGCCACGAGACCTACGTCTGCGTCGCGCGGCGCTAA
- a CDS encoding TlpA family protein disulfide reductase translates to MDRGRTVRLGLSPTRRRLLIGASLVATAGCLEADTGDEPAAGSDDEPDGPPFELTTVDAPGSEAGTTTVPASDRSLLVNFTRTGCPTSESLLENVDDAADRLGAARDLEPNDSLAVLSVTDTTFGSDESADELADWWTSHDGNWPLGIDEDGALTDHYDVGGFPVLVVIDADGAVRWHETDATATDSIVDGVADALED, encoded by the coding sequence ATGGATCGCGGACGGACCGTCAGACTCGGTCTTTCGCCGACCCGACGGCGGCTTCTCATCGGAGCCAGTCTGGTGGCGACCGCGGGTTGTCTCGAGGCCGACACGGGCGACGAACCGGCGGCCGGGAGCGACGACGAACCCGACGGCCCACCGTTCGAACTCACCACCGTCGACGCCCCTGGCAGCGAGGCTGGAACGACGACCGTCCCCGCGAGCGACCGCTCGCTGCTCGTCAACTTCACCCGAACCGGCTGTCCGACCAGCGAGAGCCTGCTCGAGAACGTCGACGACGCGGCCGATCGGCTGGGTGCTGCCCGCGACCTCGAGCCGAACGACAGTCTCGCCGTCCTCTCGGTGACCGACACCACCTTCGGAAGCGACGAGTCGGCCGACGAACTCGCCGACTGGTGGACGAGTCACGACGGTAACTGGCCGCTCGGCATCGACGAGGACGGCGCACTCACCGATCACTACGACGTGGGCGGGTTCCCCGTGCTCGTCGTGATCGACGCCGACGGCGCGGTCCGCTGGCACGAGACGGATGCGACGGCAACCGACAGCATCGTCGACGGCGTCGCCGACGCCCTCGAGGACTGA
- a CDS encoding class I SAM-dependent methyltransferase, whose amino-acid sequence MPSDRDRWNDRYQDPSFDLPDDPIPELERRIETLPEGRALDVATGTGRNALFLAANGYAVDAIDVSDVALEQARQRADQRALDVNWRRADLAETDLETDRYDVITVAFFAALEHLPALKEALAPGGVLVYEHHLRSSDQIEVGPSSDRHRYRSNDLLRACLDLTILSYEERRRSVIDGTAAVATLVARNSHGGVQSYPLLAEPDE is encoded by the coding sequence ATGCCGTCCGATCGCGACCGCTGGAACGATCGCTATCAGGATCCGTCGTTCGACCTCCCCGACGACCCGATCCCCGAACTCGAGCGGCGCATCGAGACGCTGCCGGAAGGCCGCGCGCTCGACGTCGCGACCGGAACCGGGCGAAACGCCCTCTTTCTCGCCGCCAACGGCTACGCCGTCGACGCCATCGACGTCTCTGACGTCGCGCTCGAGCAGGCCCGACAGCGTGCCGACCAGCGCGCCCTCGACGTAAACTGGAGACGTGCCGACCTCGCGGAGACCGACCTCGAGACCGATCGCTACGACGTGATTACGGTGGCCTTTTTCGCCGCGCTTGAACACCTCCCCGCGTTGAAAGAGGCCTTGGCTCCCGGCGGTGTGCTCGTTTACGAACACCACCTGCGCTCGAGCGACCAGATCGAGGTCGGCCCCTCGAGCGATCGCCACCGCTACCGGTCGAACGACCTGCTTCGGGCCTGTCTCGACCTGACGATTCTCTCGTACGAAGAGCGCCGCCGGTCGGTGATCGACGGGACGGCTGCCGTCGCGACGCTCGTCGCCCGCAACTCTCACGGCGGTGTGCAGTCGTATCCGCTGCTAGCCGAGCCAGACGAGTGA
- a CDS encoding TlpA family protein disulfide reductase — MKRREAVAGLASVGLLGGGVALWRRTSITPAAPDETEETEEDSSGEPEFELETIDAGESEAGTIPVPTDGVLLLNFTSPSCGTCQRLMPPLEDAVAELTQSYADVLTVVSVTAPFPEDDLREWWAEHNADWSLGFDPRGRLSTWYRITGYPVLAAVDSDGELRWDDDGVVDTNVIVRNLEPILEEAATADGEDERDVGSAEHSGNSSTEERADDGETDAETAQ; from the coding sequence ATGAAGCGCCGCGAGGCCGTCGCCGGCTTAGCGAGCGTCGGACTCCTCGGTGGCGGCGTCGCGCTCTGGCGTCGCACGTCAATCACGCCAGCGGCACCCGACGAAACCGAAGAGACTGAGGAGGACTCGTCGGGCGAACCCGAGTTCGAACTCGAGACGATCGACGCCGGCGAGAGCGAGGCCGGGACGATTCCGGTCCCCACCGACGGCGTCCTGCTGCTCAACTTCACCTCGCCGTCCTGTGGCACCTGTCAGCGGCTGATGCCTCCCCTCGAGGACGCCGTCGCAGAGCTAACTCAGTCGTACGCGGACGTCCTCACCGTCGTCTCGGTGACGGCTCCCTTCCCGGAAGACGACCTCCGGGAGTGGTGGGCCGAGCACAACGCCGACTGGTCGCTCGGATTCGACCCCAGAGGCCGGCTCAGCACCTGGTATCGGATCACCGGCTACCCCGTCCTCGCCGCGGTCGATTCCGACGGCGAACTACGCTGGGACGACGACGGCGTCGTCGACACCAACGTCATCGTCAGAAATCTCGAGCCGATCCTCGAGGAGGCCGCCACAGCCGACGGGGAAGACGAACGAGACGTCGGAAGCGCCGAACACAGTGGGAACAGCTCCACCGAGGAGCGTGCCGACGACGGAGAGACCGACGCCGAGACGGCTCAGTGA